CGGCGCGACGGCGACCGCACCGATGGACATCATCGCATCGACACCGTCAAAAACGGGGTTCCAGGAAATGCCGTTGTTCGCGCTCTTCCACAGGCCGCCACTGGCGGTCGCGACGTAGATCGCGTCGGCGTCGCCGGCCACGCGCGCCACGGCAATATCGTCGATGCGGCCACTGGTGTTGACGGGGCCGATGGATCGCCATTGCACAAACGAATACGGGGACTGTGCGACGCCGCGCGTGGACATTGCGGTGGCGATCGCGAGGGCGAGTGCGAGACGGGAGGCGAGACGGGGCACGGGTCGCTCGGTGACGGGGGCGGATGGAGCGGTGCTGGTGGAGAACTTGGACAATCGACGCATTGTCGGGAATGGGTACGCACGCACGGCAAGGCGAGGCGCTTGGCTACCCGGCGATGGCGATGCCCGGTGGACCGACCCCGGGGTCATGATCGCGGTTGACCGGCCGGTGTCGTGCCGGCCGGTTCGCTCAGTGCCTTTCGAATAGCCGGTTCCAGCGACACCGGCCCGATCGGCCCCATCACTCGATGCCGCACGCGCCCGTCGCGCCCAATGAGCACCGACGTCGGATAACCCTGCACGCCGCCCAAGGCGGCGATCACCTCGCCACTGACGATGCTGATCGGGTAGGTGATGCCGCGTGAGGCGACGAACTCGCGCACGATGGCGGGATCGCCGCGGTCAACCGACGCGCCCAGCAAGACCAGTCCGGCGTCGCGATGCCGCTTCCAGGTGGACTCCAGCAGCGGCATTTCCGCGCGACACGGTATGCACCATGTCGCCCACACATTCACCAGCACGACCTTGCCGCGCAGACTGTCCGTTGACAGCGTCGCGCCGCTGAGCGTGTGCACGGTAAAGGTCGGTATGCTGGCATCTCGCGACCGAATGCCCACCAGCGCGCCCACATGCGGCAACAGTCGCGGCAACGCCCAGAGCGAGATGGCGACGACCATCAGCGTGGACCAGTGCCGCCAGCGAAGCAGGCGATGGAATGAGGACATGAATTGAAATGTCTACTCTCTCAGGCGCTGGCGCACCCCTTGGCAGGCGATCCCGTCGGTCGCCTGCTGAAGTAGAATAGGGTGTTCGCGGTTCCCAAGTGTCTGCCCTGCACACGAACAGGACGCGCGGCTTCTGCCGTGGTGATCCCTCACACTGCCCATGCTCGATACCTCCCGCCTGCGCGATCTGGCCGTCAGCGATGCCGGTTTTGTGTTCGACCCGACCACGGGTCACACGTACAACATCAATCCCACCGCCTTGTTCGTGCTGAACGCCCTCAAGGCCGGTGACGCGCCTGAGGCGATCGTGACGAACTTGCAGGCCTCGTTCGACGTCGAACTGGAATCCGACCTGGCGCGCGATGTCGGCGATTTCGTTTCGCGACTTCGCGAGAACGGACTGGTGCGGTGAGCACGACGGTCCGGGAAACGGTGGCGATAACGGGGATGAACGCTGGCGACAACCCGGCGCCTGGCGTGGGCGTGGCCCGTTCGCTGCGGTTGGACCCGACGTTTGCCGGCCGCGTGATTGGACTGGGCTACGACGCGCTCGATGCGGGGTTTTACACCCAAGGCTTGTTGGATGGCGGTGGCATCCTGCCCTACCCGTCCATGGGCGCGGACGCGTTTCTGGCCAGCATGCGCACGCTTACCGCACGCTTCGGCATTCGTGCCCTCATCCCGAATCTCGATTCCGAACTGCGCGCCGTCAGCACCCTGGAGCCGGATCTGGCCGCCGAAGGCATCGGGACCTGCGTGCCGTCGCTGGACGCCATTGAGCGCGCATCCAAGCCGCAGTTGCCACAGCTGGCCGCTGCTGCCGGCATCAGCATTCCGGATTCCGAAGCCGTCAGTTCGGTGGACGGCATTGCCCGCATTGGACAGCACTTCGGATTTCCGATGGTAGTCAAAGGCGTGTACTACGGCGCCTGGGTTGTGGAAAGCGAAGCGAGTGCCATCGCCGCCTTTCACCACTTCGCCGCCACGTGGGGGGTGCCGGTGATCTTCCAGCGCCATGTGGCCGGTGACGAGTACAATGTGTGCGCCTTGGGTGACGGGCGTGGCAACATGGTTGGCGCGGTGGCGATGCGAAAATTGGTGGTCACCGACAAGGGCAAGGGGTGGGCTGGCGTCACGGTGTCCAATCCGCTCCTCATCACGTTGGCGGCGAAAATCATCGGCGCGCTCCGGTGGCGCGGCCCCATGGAAGTGGAAGTGCTGGTGAGTGGCCGCGGCGAGGCCCTGACCGACTTGCACGTGATCGAGATCAATCCGCGGTTCCCGGCCTGGGTATATCTCACAGCCGCCGCCGGTCAGAACCTGCCGGCGATGTGCGCCCGCATGGCACTGGGCTATCCCACACCGACCGCGCTGGCTCCGTATCAGGCGGGTCGCATGTTCGTGCGTATTGCCATGGACCAGATCGCCGACGTGAGCGCGTTCGGTCACCTCTCGGCCACCGGCATTCTTCCTGAACCGCCACGGGTGACGCAGTGAAACCGCGCTATGAACGTCCCATCATCGTGCGCCACATGGTGGGCGGCCCGAACAAGTTCGGCTCGCAACCGGCCGCACGCGTCTACGATCGTTTCGAAGGCGTACCCGTGGCCGATCTGGTCGCACAGTACGGCTCGCCGTTGATGCTGTTCTCCGAACGGGTGTTACGCGAGCGCTATCGCGAATTGCGGGATCAGCTCGCGGCGCGTATTCCCCGCTTCACGCTGGCCTGGTCGTACAAGACCAACTATCTGGGCGCCATCTGTCGGGTACTGCATCAGGAGGGCGCGTGGGCTGAAGTGGTGTCGGGACTCGAGTACCAGATGGCGCTGCGACTCGGCATGCCGCCGCGTCAAATCCTGTTCAACGGACCCGCCAAGAGCGAGGCCGACCTGGAGCTGGCGTTTCGCGGCGGGTCGGTGGTGCACTTCGATCACCTCGATGAAATCGCCCTGGCCGAGCGCGTGGCGGAACGCCTGGGCATCAAGCCCGAAGTGGGGCTGCGCGTGAATATGTCGGACCTGCCGGTGCAGACGTGGGATCGCTTTGGCTTCAATCTCGAGAACGGCACGGCGCTGGAAGCGGCCAAGCGCATTGTCCGACGCGGCTTCTTTGACCTGCGTACGCTGCACACTCACGTGGGCACGTTTGTCCAGGACGCCGACGCGTACCGACTGGCTGTGCGCGGATTGGGGACGTTGGCGCGACAGCTGCGCGACGAGTTGGGGGTGCAGATCGACACGCTGGACATGGGCGGTGGACTGGCGTCACGCAATACGCTGCAATCGCAGTACCTGCCGGGCGAGCAGAGTACGCCGTCATTTGCCAAGTACGTGGAACGCGTGGCCACCGGACTGGAAGAGACGTACGGCAGCGAAGAATGGCCGCGTATTGTGTTCGAGTCGGGCCGAGCGCTGGTGGACGATGCCGGTGTCATGGTGGCGACGGTGGTGGGCAACAAGCGACTCACCGATGGACGGCGGGCGGTGGTGCTCGACGCCGGCGTGAATATCCTGCCCACCGCCTACTGGTATCGTCACGACGTCTATCCCGCGCAGGCCGTGCATGGCACCGCCGAGCCGACGGTGTTTGTGGGGCCGCTGTGCATGAATATCGATGTGGTGCGTGATCGCATTCAGTTCCCGCCGCTCCGTGCCGGTGACCGTGTGGTGGTGGATCGCATCGGCGCGTACAACGTGACACAATGGATGCAGTTCATCGCCGCGCGTCCCAACGTGGTGATGGTGTCGGAGTCGGGACAGCACGCCGTGATACGCCAGGCCGAAACCATCGAGACGCTGGTGCAGCAGGAACGCATGCCGGGTTGGCTGGCGTGAGTGCGTCGTCCCCGGCGCGGGTGTTGATGGAGAGCGCGCTGCGCCCTTTCGCGCAGACGTTGTTGTCGCGCGACCTGGGGACCGGATTGCTGGTGCTGCTGGCGATTGCCACGCAGCCACGACTGGGCGTGTTCACCGTGGTGGCGGTGGCGGTGTCACAGGTTGCCGTTCGGGCGATGGGTCTGGGTGAGATGGCTGTACGCGAGGGGATCGCGGCGTGCGCCGCCATACTCACCACGCTGGCCCTGGTTTCCACACTGGGTGAGGTCACGTGGTCGATGGTGATTGGTGCGGCCGTGCTGTCGGTATTCGTCACAACCGCGCTGCAGGCATTGTTCAGTCGAGTCTTGTTGCCACCGCTGGCTGTGCCGTTCGTCGCCTCGGCGTGGATTGCGTTACTGGCATCGCGCGTGTGGCCGCCGATGTCCGGTGCCGCATCTTCCTTGATTTTTGCCGCACGCATCCCGACCGCCTGGCCGGGGGCGGATTGGTTGAATATCCCGGCGTCGATGATCTATGTGCACGGCGCGGTGGCGGGGCTGCTGGTGCTCGCGGCCATCGCCTGGCACAGTCGTATTGCCCTGCTATTGGCGATGTTCGGCGCGGCCGGTGCCGCGATCGCCCGCGCGATGTTCCGTCCGGACGTGTTGTGGTCGGACATCGATACCATGGCCGCGTTCAATGCCATGCTCACGGCGATGGCCCTGGGCGGGGTGTGGTTTGTGCCCCATGTGACGTCCATCGCGCTGGCGTTGATCGGCGCCATGCTGACCGCCGTGTTGACCTGGGCGCTCAGTCCAGTGGCCGGTGCGCTGGGACTGCCGCTGTTGTCACTGCCCTTCGCCATCACCACCCTGTTGGTGCTGTTGGCGGCCCGCATGCGCGAGCACGATCGATGGCCCACATCGGCGGTGCCGGCCGATCGTCCAGAGGACGCGTTGACGTCACACCTTATGCGCATCCGTCGGTTTGGTGACTTTGCGTGGCTGCCGTTCCGTCTGCCATTCCGCGGTGCGTGGGTGGTGACGCAAGCGCACAACGGTGCCCATACGCACAAGGGCCCGTGGCGCTTTGCCTTTGACTTTGAAGTGGCGTCGCACGATGGCCGGACGTACGACGGTGCGGGAACTGAGGTCACCGACTTCCGGTGTTACGGCCTGCCGATTCTGGCCGCGGGCACCGGCACCGTGGAGCAGATCATCGACGGTGTGCCGGACAACGCGGTGGGCGGCGTGAATGCGCGCGACAACTGGGGCAATACCGTCGTCATGGCGCACGGCGCCAATCTGTTCTCGGTGTATGCCCATTTGCGTTCGGGATCCATTCGCGTGAAGGTTGGCGACCGCGTGAAAGCCGGCGCGGAACTTGGCCGCTGCGGCAACTCCGGGCGCTCCCTCACACCTCACTTGCACTTTCAGGTGCAGCGCGGCGCTGTGTTGGGTAGTGAAACCGTTCCGGCGGACTTTGGCGATGTCATCACGCGGCACGTGAATACCGCCGCCCTGGCGCACCGCGTGATACCGATGGAAGGCGATACAGTGCGTCCCATCGTTCGCGATGACGTCCTGGCGCGCGCCTTGGCATTTCCCGCGGGTTCCGAGTGGCTGTTCGAGGATCCGCTCACGGGTCGACGGGAACACGCGCGGGTTGAGGTCGACCTGTACAGTCGACTGGTCCTGCAATCCGATGCCGCGCGCGTCTACCTGGAAGTCTATGACACCGGCTTGGTCGTCATCGCGTTCGACGGCTCGCGCCAGTCGCTGTTGCGCAGCCTGCCGCTGGCACTGGCGCGCATGCCGTTCGATCAGGAATCCTCCATTACCTGGAGTGATCGCGTGCCCCGTCGCCTGATGTCCACCTGGGCCAGCGCCTTCGTGGAGCTGCTGGCGGTGGTGGCTCCGGGCTGGACCGACCACGAGATCCGCTATCAGGCCCGACGCCACGAAGGCACGGTGGTGGTGGAAGGAACCACCAGTCGATATCGCACACGCACCGTGGTGTCGTTCAGTGATGCGCCGCACCGGATCGAGGTGCGCAATGTGCGCGACGAGTTGCTGCGCACCGTGATCTTTCATCCCGTGTCGGCGGCACCGGCGGAGCATTCAGCATGAAACGGATTGGCCTGACGCTCGTGCTGATGATGTCTGTCGTGCCGGGACTGGGAGCGCAGGACGCGCCCGGCGTCGACCAGCCGAAACCGTTATTGGTGAACGCCAGCGTCCTCGCGTCGCCGTATGCCTGGGATCTGTCGCTGGCGTTCGAAACGGCCGGCGATGTGCGCGGCGCGCGCACCGTCATGGTCAACCGGTACGGCGCGCGTCCCGGATCGTATGTGCCCTGCGTGCGACTGGCCTGGCTGAACCTGCAGCTTGGTGATGTAACCGAGGCCATCGCGCTGTACCGACGGGCACGCGCCTTGGACGACTCACAGACCGAAGCGCCTGCCGGACTGGCGCTGGCGCTCACGCGCGTGGGATATCTGGCGCTGGAACGCGGTGACTACCCGATGGCGCGACGATCGTGGGAAGAGGCGCTGGTGCACGAGCCGCTCAACCAGAGCGCGAAGCAGGGTCTCACGCTGGTCGGACGGTCCGACGAGATCGCGCCGGAAGTGTGGATCGGGCACATCAACGCCTCGCAGAACTCGTCGTCATCGAATGTGCTGTACGCGGCGTTACCGGTGCGGGTGAATCCCTGGTTGACGCTGCGCGCGGCATTTCGCAGCGTTGGCACGCCGTCGGCGGCGCTCAACACCGTTCCGTTCTTCGGGTCGCAGCGCGAGATGTTTGGCGGCGTGCAGGTGGAACACGGCCGCAGCGCTACCGAAGTGGTCGGATTCCGGTTGACCAACGACGTGTCGTCCAGCAATGGCGCAGCCGTGGGCCTGCGTGTTGGCGGTCGTGCGGGAGCCACCATGATGGCGTCGGCGATTCAGACCACCGCCGGATCAAATATTCAGGTGGCCCCGTCGGCCTATCGATGGGTGCGACCATCACTGCGCCTGTCACTCGGCACGCGCGTGACCCGTGACTCGGCGTTGACCGGCGTGAGCGGCCTGCTCGGAGCCACCTGGCATGGACGTCAGGCCGACGTCGATGTGCGCATACACGCGGGCACTGAGCGGTGGGCATTTGATCTCGCCGGCCCCACCATCCTCTCGTTTCTCGCCCAAACCTCAGGCGGCGGGAGTGTGACCGGCTCGGTGCCGTTTGCCAGTGGCGCCACGCTCAGTGTGCAAGCGCAGATGGAGCGTATCGTGTCAACGTCGCTGGGTGACGGGTGGTATCGCAGCATCGCCATCGGCATGCGATTCGTGCCGAAAGATGGTACTCGTCGGTAATCACTTAGAATCAGAACATTCATGGAGAGAACGTGATGAGCAGCATCGTATCCCCGCGTGTCGCGGTTGGCGTTGGTATCCTGTTGGCACTCGCGTGGCCGTCGGCGCAAGCGCAGGGCACTCGTGCCCCTTCGCTCTATCGTGAGTCGTACGCGCTGGAGGCCAAGCGCGAGTACCCGGCCGCCCTGGCCAAGGTACGCGAAGCGAAACAAGCGGGCAGCAATGCGTATTTCGCCAATCTCCGCATGGGATGGCTGTCCTATCTCGCGGGTGACTATGTCGCGTCGGCCGCCAGTTATGCGGACGCGGTGACGGCCGAACCCAAGGCCATCGAACCGAAGCTCGGGCGCACATTGCCCTTGCTCGCTGCCGGCAACTGGCGCGAACTCGAACGCGCGTGTCGTGAGGTGCTGTCGCTCGACGCGCAGAATGTGAGTGCGTTATCCCGGCTGGCCATCGCGCAATACAACAGCGGGAATTTCGCGGATGCGGCCGCGAGTTACCGAAAGCTCATTGACGCGTATCCGTCCGATCTCGATTTCAAGACGGGACTGGGCTGGGCGCTACTCAAGCAGGGTCGTACGGGCGACGCGCGACCGCTGTTCGAGGCCGTGCTGGCCGTGTCGCCGGACAACCTGAATGCGTTGAAGGGGCTGGGGCGCTAGCCGGCGGCTCCCAGCGCCACCACGAGATCCCACTCGGTTTTCGTAACCGGGACCACCGACAGGCGCCCCACCTTGATCAGGGCCATCTGCGACAACGTTGCGTGCGCCTTGATTTCGGGAAGCGGAACCGCGCGGGAGAACTTGGAAACGGCGCGCACGTCCACCATGAACCACGTTGGCGCCGCTGGATCCGATTTGGCGTCGTAATAGTCACTGGTTCTGTCGAACGCCGTCGCATCGGGATATCCCTCGCGCACCACTTCGCAGATGCCGACAATGGCCGAGGGCTCGGCGTTGGAGTGGTAGTAGAACGCCAGATCGCCCTTCTTCATGCCGTCGCGCAGAAAGTTGCG
This genomic interval from Gemmatimonadaceae bacterium contains the following:
- a CDS encoding EVE domain-containing protein, which codes for MPAKKASKQVAKKPAAKANVTPAKKAPQSLPYEQGKWAHVFAPRTKGERRYWLVKSEPDVFSFDDLLAAPNKTTGWDCVRNTSARNFLRDGMKKGDLAFYYHSNAEPSAIVGICEVVREGYPDATAFDRTSDYYDAKSDPAAPTWFMVDVRAVSKFSRAVPLPEIKAHATLSQMALIKVGRLSVVPVTKTEWDLVVALGAAG
- a CDS encoding HPr-rel-A system PqqD family peptide chaperone; amino-acid sequence: MLDTSRLRDLAVSDAGFVFDPTTGHTYNINPTALFVLNALKAGDAPEAIVTNLQASFDVELESDLARDVGDFVSRLRENGLVR
- a CDS encoding urea transporter; translation: MSASSPARVLMESALRPFAQTLLSRDLGTGLLVLLAIATQPRLGVFTVVAVAVSQVAVRAMGLGEMAVREGIAACAAILTTLALVSTLGEVTWSMVIGAAVLSVFVTTALQALFSRVLLPPLAVPFVASAWIALLASRVWPPMSGAASSLIFAARIPTAWPGADWLNIPASMIYVHGAVAGLLVLAAIAWHSRIALLLAMFGAAGAAIARAMFRPDVLWSDIDTMAAFNAMLTAMALGGVWFVPHVTSIALALIGAMLTAVLTWALSPVAGALGLPLLSLPFAITTLLVLLAARMREHDRWPTSAVPADRPEDALTSHLMRIRRFGDFAWLPFRLPFRGAWVVTQAHNGAHTHKGPWRFAFDFEVASHDGRTYDGAGTEVTDFRCYGLPILAAGTGTVEQIIDGVPDNAVGGVNARDNWGNTVVMAHGANLFSVYAHLRSGSIRVKVGDRVKAGAELGRCGNSGRSLTPHLHFQVQRGAVLGSETVPADFGDVITRHVNTAALAHRVIPMEGDTVRPIVRDDVLARALAFPAGSEWLFEDPLTGRREHARVEVDLYSRLVLQSDAARVYLEVYDTGLVVIAFDGSRQSLLRSLPLALARMPFDQESSITWSDRVPRRLMSTWASAFVELLAVVAPGWTDHEIRYQARRHEGTVVVEGTTSRYRTRTVVSFSDAPHRIEVRNVRDELLRTVIFHPVSAAPAEHSA
- a CDS encoding tetratricopeptide repeat protein; its protein translation is MSSIVSPRVAVGVGILLALAWPSAQAQGTRAPSLYRESYALEAKREYPAALAKVREAKQAGSNAYFANLRMGWLSYLAGDYVASAASYADAVTAEPKAIEPKLGRTLPLLAAGNWRELERACREVLSLDAQNVSALSRLAIAQYNSGNFADAAASYRKLIDAYPSDLDFKTGLGWALLKQGRTGDARPLFEAVLAVSPDNLNALKGLGR
- a CDS encoding diaminopimelate decarboxylase → MKPRYERPIIVRHMVGGPNKFGSQPAARVYDRFEGVPVADLVAQYGSPLMLFSERVLRERYRELRDQLAARIPRFTLAWSYKTNYLGAICRVLHQEGAWAEVVSGLEYQMALRLGMPPRQILFNGPAKSEADLELAFRGGSVVHFDHLDEIALAERVAERLGIKPEVGLRVNMSDLPVQTWDRFGFNLENGTALEAAKRIVRRGFFDLRTLHTHVGTFVQDADAYRLAVRGLGTLARQLRDELGVQIDTLDMGGGLASRNTLQSQYLPGEQSTPSFAKYVERVATGLEETYGSEEWPRIVFESGRALVDDAGVMVATVVGNKRLTDGRRAVVLDAGVNILPTAYWYRHDVYPAQAVHGTAEPTVFVGPLCMNIDVVRDRIQFPPLRAGDRVVVDRIGAYNVTQWMQFIAARPNVVMVSESGQHAVIRQAETIETLVQQERMPGWLA
- a CDS encoding TlpA family protein disulfide reductase gives rise to the protein MSSFHRLLRWRHWSTLMVVAISLWALPRLLPHVGALVGIRSRDASIPTFTVHTLSGATLSTDSLRGKVVLVNVWATWCIPCRAEMPLLESTWKRHRDAGLVLLGASVDRGDPAIVREFVASRGITYPISIVSGEVIAALGGVQGYPTSVLIGRDGRVRHRVMGPIGPVSLEPAIRKALSEPAGTTPAGQPRS
- a CDS encoding ATP-grasp domain-containing protein codes for the protein MSTTVRETVAITGMNAGDNPAPGVGVARSLRLDPTFAGRVIGLGYDALDAGFYTQGLLDGGGILPYPSMGADAFLASMRTLTARFGIRALIPNLDSELRAVSTLEPDLAAEGIGTCVPSLDAIERASKPQLPQLAAAAGISIPDSEAVSSVDGIARIGQHFGFPMVVKGVYYGAWVVESEASAIAAFHHFAATWGVPVIFQRHVAGDEYNVCALGDGRGNMVGAVAMRKLVVTDKGKGWAGVTVSNPLLITLAAKIIGALRWRGPMEVEVLVSGRGEALTDLHVIEINPRFPAWVYLTAAAGQNLPAMCARMALGYPTPTALAPYQAGRMFVRIAMDQIADVSAFGHLSATGILPEPPRVTQ